Proteins from a single region of Equus asinus isolate D_3611 breed Donkey chromosome 17, EquAss-T2T_v2, whole genome shotgun sequence:
- the PATL1 gene encoding protein PAT1 homolog 1, with amino-acid sequence MFRYESLEDCPLDEDEDAFQGLGEEDEEIDQFNDDTFGSGAVDDDWQEAHERLAELEEKLPAAVNEQTGNGERDEMDLLGDHEENLAERLSKMVIENELEDPAIMTAVQTRPVLQPQPGSLNSSIWDGSEVLRRIRGPLLAQEMPAVSVLEYALPQRTPQAPEDDRDLSERALPRRSTSPVIGSPPVRAVPIGTPPKQMAVPSFNQQILCPKPVHVRPPMPPRYPAPYGERMSPNQLCSVPNSSLLGHPFPPSVPPVLSPLQRAQLLGGAQLQPGRMSPSQFARVPGFVGSPLAAAMNPKLLQGRVGQMLPPAPGFRAFFSAPPPATPPPPQQHPPGPGPHLQNLRSQAPMFRPDTTHLHPQHRRLLHQRQQQNRNQHRNLNGAGDRGSHRSSHHDHLRKDPYANLMLQREKDWVSKIQMMQLQSTDPYLDDFYYQNYFEKLEKLSAAEEVQGDGPKKERTKLITPQVAKLEHTYKPVQFEGSLGKLTVSSVNNPRKMIDAVVTSRSEDDETKEKQVRDKRRKTLVIIEKTYSLLLDVEDYERRYLLSLEEERPALMEERKHKICSMYDNLRGKLPGQERPSDDHFVQIMCIRKGKRMVARILPFLSTEQAADILMTTARSLPFLIKKDAQDEVLPCLLSPFSLLVYHLPSVTVTSLLQQLMNLPQSAAAPAPSNPHLTAVLQNKFGLSLLLVVLSRGEDLQSSDPAAESTQNNQWTEVMFTATQELLRIPQAALAKPISIPTNLVSLFSRYVDRQKLNLLETKLQLVQGIR; translated from the exons ATGTTCCGCTACGAG tctTTGGAGGATTGTCCTCTGGATGAAGATGAAGATGCATTTCAGGGCCTGGGAGAGGAAGATGAAGAGATTGATCAATTTAATGATGATACATTTGGGTCAGGTGCAGTTG ATGATGATTGGCAGGAAGCACATGAGCGCCTGGCTGAACTGGAAGAGAAGCTCCCAGCGGCCGTTAATGAACAAACAGGCAATGGAGAAAGGGATGAGATGGACTTGTTGGGTGACCATGAGGAGAATCTGGCAGAAAGGCTCAGTAAGATGGTGATTGAAAATGAACTAGAAGATCCAGCTATCATGACGGCTGTGCAGACCAGGCCAGTTTTGCAA cCCCAACCAGGAAGTCTCAATTCCAGCATCTGGGATGGATCTGAAGTTCTGAGGCGAATCCGAGGACCGCTGCTTGCTCAG GAAATGCCTGCAGTGTCTGTATTAGAATATGCCTTGCCTCAGAGGACCCCACAGGCCCCCGAAGACGATCGGGACCTTTCTGAGCGTGCATTACCACGGCGGTCAACGTCACCTGTCATTGGGAGTCCTCCTGTTAGAGCTGTCCCTATAGGCACCCCACCCAAGCAGATGGCTGTACCCAGCTTCAACCAGCAG ATTCTGTGCCCGAAACCTGTCCATGTTCGGCCCCCAATGCCACCGCGTTATCCTGCTCCCTATGGTGAGAGGATGTCTCCAAACCAGCTCTGCAGTGTCCCG aacTCTTCCCTACTGGGTCACCCTTTCCCTCCTAGTGTTCCTCCTGTTCTCAGCCCCCTCCAGAGAGCACAGCTTCTTGGAGGAGCACAG CTGCAGCCTGGACGGATGTCTCCCAGCCAGTTTGCACGGGTCCCTGGATTTGTTGGCAGTCCACTTGCTGCTGCCATGAATCCCAAATTGCTGCAAGGGCGAGTTGGGCAGATGCTTCCCCCCGCACCAGGCTTCCGTGCCTTCTTTAGTGCTCCACCCCCCGCTACCCCACCTCCTCCACAGCAGCACCCCCCTGGCCCAGGACCTCACCTGCAAAACCTAAG ATCTCAGGCCCCAATGTTTAGACCAGACACAACTCACCTTCATCCACAGCACCGTCGACTCTTGCATCAGAGACAACAGCAGAACAGAAA TCAGCATCGGAACCTCAATGGTGCGGGAGATAGAGGAAGTCACCGGAGCAGTCATCACGATCATCTCCGGAAGGATCCATATGCCAATCTCATGTTGCAGCGAGAAAAGGATTGGGTCTCTAAAATCCAGATGATGCAGCTGCAAAGCACTGATCCCTACCTGGATGATTTTTATTATCAG AATTACTTTGAAAAACTGGAGAAACTGTCAGCTGCTGAAGAAGTGCAAGGTGATGGCCCTAAAAAGGAGCGCACCAAGCTCATTACCCCTCAGGTGGCCAAACTGGAGCACACCTATAAGCCAG TGCAGTTTGAGGGCTCTTTGGGAAAGCTGACTGTCTCCAGTGTGAATAATCCCCGAAAAATGATTGATGCTGTTGTGACATCTCGGAGTGAAGATGAT gagacaaaggaaaaacagGTTCGGGACAAGAGACGAAAAACCCTTGTCATAATTGAGAAA ACCTATAGTTTACTCCTGGATGTGGAGGATTATGAAAGGCGGTATCTCCTAAGTCTAGAAGAAGAGCGACCAGCCctgatggaagaaagaaaacacaaaatttgcAGCATGTATGACAACTTAAGGGGGAAATTGCCCGGTCAAGAGAG GCCAAGTGATGACCACTTTGTACAGATCATGTGTATCCGAAAAGGGAAGAGAATGGTTGCCCgcattcttcctttcctctccacaGAGCAAGCAGCTGACATTCTCATGACAACAGCTAGgagcctccctttcctcatcaAGAAGGATGCACAAGATGAG gTGCTGCCATGCTTACTgagtcccttctctctcctcgTCTATCATCTTCCATCAGTGACTGTCACCAGCCTTCTGCAACAGCTGATGAACCTACCTCAGAGCGCAGCTGCACCAGCACCCTCTAATCCCCACCTCACTGCTGTGCTCCAGAACAAG TTTGGCCTGTCACTGCTCCTCGTCGTCCTGAGCCGTGGGGAAGACCTACAGAGTTCAGACCCTGCTGCAGAATCAACGCAAAACAACCAGTG GACGGAGGTGATGTTCACAGCAACCCAAGAACTTCTGCGCATCCCCCAAGCAGCCCTGGCCAAGCCAATCTCTATACCCACAAACCTAGTATCCCTCTTTTCTCGCTATGTTGACCGACAGAAACTGAACTTGCTGGAAACAAAACTGCA GCTAGTTCAGGGGATACGATAA